One region of Gossypium raimondii isolate GPD5lz chromosome 6, ASM2569854v1, whole genome shotgun sequence genomic DNA includes:
- the LOC128041874 gene encoding putative F-box/kelch-repeat protein At3g46050, translating into MRGDTSDSSSYFDGREPDELIRALVQNWPGTDGKMTVGLHFLDLESNKVFIKAMPPDAPFCSTAVACGDHVYVIGGIRQNDATLFDYDGVNDVFQLDLKDLERGWRKTTSMLFPRFLPRVVAAEGKIFVFEYMGSESFGEVYDISGDIWEPLSPPPEDIDLCVPVLDSSRSRILVHCNANDTLYAYYYDRKS; encoded by the coding sequence ATGAGGGGCGATACTAGTGATTCCTCCAGTTACTTTGATGGGCGAGAGCCAGATGAACTGATCAGGGCCCTCGTCCAGAATTGGCCGGGTACCGATGGTAAAATGACGGTCGGTTTGCACTTTTTGGATCTGGAAAGCAATAAAGTCTTTATTAAGGCGATGCCACCTGATGCTCCTTTTTGTTCCACTGCCGTTGCCTGTGGCGACCACGTTTACGTTATTGGGGGAATACGCCAAAATGATGCTACTCTTTTTGATTATGATGGTGTAAACGATGTTTTCCAATTAGATTTGAAGGACCTTGAACGTGGGTGGAGAAAAACTACTTCTATGTTGTTCCCTCGGTTTTTGCCCCGGGTTGTTGCTGCTGAAGGAAAGATTTTCGTCTTCGAATATATGGGTTCTGAATCTTTTGGCGAGGTTTACGATATAAGTGGGGATATTTGGGAACCATTGTCGCCCCCTCCGGAAGATATCGATCTATGTGTTCCTGTTCTAGATTCTTCCCGATCTCGGATTTTGGTGCACTGCAATGCCAACGATACCCTTTACGCTTATTACTACGATCGTAAATCAtag